The sequence AACCTAAGAAAGGAAAATATGATTTTTCCATTTTAAAACAAGACTACGAGTACCTCAGAAAGTATAATAAAAAACTATTCATACAGTTACAGGATGTAACCTTTAACCCCAAATACAAAGCCGTGCCTGATTATTTATTGACGGCCGAATATGACGGTGGCGCTGTATTGCAATACAACGACGATAACAGTCCGGGTGGATGGGTTGCAAAACGCTGGAATAAAAAAGTAAGGGAAAGATTTGCATTACTTCTTAAAGCGTTAGGACAAGAATTTGATGGTAAGCTAGAAGGTATTAATCTTCAGGAAACCTCAATCGGAGTAAAAGATTCAAGTTTTTCCCAACTGAATTATTTTAACGGACTAAAAGAGAATATGCTTGCCTTAAAAAAGGCGTTCCCCACATCAACTACTATGATATACGCCAATTTCATCCCGGGTGAATGGTTACCTTGGGATGACAAAGGTTATCTCCGTGGCATTTATCAATACGGTGAGAAAATTGGCGTTGGGCTTGGTGGACCAGATTTAATGGTAACAAGAAAACCTCAACTGAACCACACCCTTGCCATGATGCATGAAGGACATTATACAGTGCCTCTTGGTATTGCCGTACAAGACGGCAATTACATTGGCGAGACAGGCGACATAGATGAAGAAACAAAGAAAAAGCCACATACAAACATTGTTCCGCTGTTGCATGACTTTGCCAAAGACTTTCTGAAGATAAATTATATGTTTTGGGCAAATCAGGAGCCCTATTTTAAAACAGATGTATTGAGTTGTTTCAACAACGACAAATAAAAATACTGCATACAACAACTTGATCTTTTTTGAGAAAGCCCGAAAAAAAATAAAGGCAACCAATACAATAGCAGCCCAATATCGGCAGGCAATCCTGTTCATCTGCTTCACGCAAAAAAATCTTGTGCATAGGTTGTTAAACCATATCTTCTATCTACTTCCTGAAGGAGTGTTACATGTTCTGGAGTATTTTCGGGAATAGGAAGAAATTCCCCATATTCGGCTGCTGTTCCTAACGCCCTAAATACATTTTCTAATCCAGCCGGTATTACAGTACATAAAAGTTTAGCAAGTTTATTGGATGTGTTTTTAAAACAATGAATATCTCCTTCAAAAGGAATATTAATAAAGCCGCCTTCATTTACAATTTGCTTGCCCGCCTCTGTTTTAAATTCAAGTTCACCTTCTATAAGGAAAAATAACTCTTGTGTACCCGGGTGCGAATGTGGAAGGGGACCTCCACCGGGCGGTACAAGCATTTCAATCACCGCATAATTACCATTCGTTTCTTCTCCCGAAATAATAATACGATAATTACCTCCTGCAACACCGAGGATCTCTCCCTCAGCATTGCCTTTCATTGTTATATTTTCTCTCATGTAACAATGTCATTTTTTGAATTTGAATATATTCAGTTCCCTCTCAAGCCGCTATACATTCCATTTCTTGTATAACGTGCATCCTTGTCTATCACGAAACAAACAACTGTGCTTTTTACATCAACCTGCAGCAGCATATTTTCATCGTCTGCTATGATGCTGTCTCCTTTTTCCAAGGCTGTCTGAGGAATATTTATTGCACCATCAAATACATAAATGAAATAGACAGTATTTTGAAAATAAGGTCTGGGTAAACTTGCTGTAGTTTTTTCTAATTCCATATCATACACCAGGATATTGCTTTTTATTTCAAGTGGCGCTTTGCTGCTTTTTAACCCAGCCACTAACCGCCAATGATTAGGAACCAATTCTCCGGCATTGGCAAATTGAACTTGTGGCGGATCATCCTCGTTTTCGGGACGTATAAAAATTTGCAGTAACCGTACATCTTCTTTATACTTGTCGGCAGGAATACTTTCTTCGTGATAAATACCACTTCCTGCATTCATCATCATTATGTTTTGTGGCGTTACAGCAACTTCTTTGCCTGTACTATCTCTATGCAGCATCGTTCCCAAACGCATCAAAGTTAGTATTTCATCGTTTTTGTGAGGATGCATTCCAATGAAAGCTCCTGGCTTTAGATGGGCATCATCAAACCTCCCCAAATTATAAAAACCCGGATCGCCGTTCTCCCTATTTTTTCCTGGAATAACGATTTCGATATTGAAATTTCCGTGTCCTGCCTTATGTCTTTCAGATGCTTTATTAATAACTAACATAATAGTAAGATTTTGAAATGCTTCAAGCCATTGAGGGCAACACATCTTTAAATAAAATACCTAATAATTCTCCGCCTTCAGGTCTTGCCCAATCCTGTGCAATCTCTGCCATTAGCGTATTAGTAGCTGTTAAAACCGCACCTGCCTTTGCCATTCTTTGCTGGCTTAAATCTTCACTCTGGTTAAATGGAGAACCCGATGCGTCCATCACTGCTTGTACATTAAAGCCTTCTTCCACTGCACTAATAGCCGGGAAAACCAAACAAACATCAGTGGTTACACCTGCCATAATCAGGTTTTTCTTTCCTGTGGCAAGTACGGCTTCATGGAAACCTTTGTGTTCCCAACAATTAACGGTGCCTTCTCTTTTAATTCTCTTTTCAAAAGCATCGGGTAAAATTGCTGCCAATTCGGGCAACAAAGGGCCTTGTGCTGCGTACTCCTGGCTGCTGGTAAGAACAACAGGAATGTTCAATACTTTTGCCATTTTTGCCAATGCCAATGTTTTTCTTTCCGCTTCTTCCAAAGGGATATTCTTAATCAGTTTCATCGTACCAACCTGGTGGTCGATGAGTAATAATGCCGTGTTTTCGGCGGTAAATTTTGCTGTGTTCATTTTTTTATTATTTTTAAATTGAATGATAAAACGTTCCACAAAGTTATTTTACCTTTACTATACATTTTATAACAATAGCCTTTAATACCCTTACTATAAAAAAGTATAGCAATGGCCAAAAACGATAA is a genomic window of Paraflavitalea devenefica containing:
- a CDS encoding isochorismatase family protein; protein product: MERFIIQFKNNKKMNTAKFTAENTALLLIDHQVGTMKLIKNIPLEEAERKTLALAKMAKVLNIPVVLTSSQEYAAQGPLLPELAAILPDAFEKRIKREGTVNCWEHKGFHEAVLATGKKNLIMAGVTTDVCLVFPAISAVEEGFNVQAVMDASGSPFNQSEDLSQQRMAKAGAVLTATNTLMAEIAQDWARPEGGELLGILFKDVLPSMA
- a CDS encoding pirin family protein codes for the protein MLVINKASERHKAGHGNFNIEIVIPGKNRENGDPGFYNLGRFDDAHLKPGAFIGMHPHKNDEILTLMRLGTMLHRDSTGKEVAVTPQNIMMMNAGSGIYHEESIPADKYKEDVRLLQIFIRPENEDDPPQVQFANAGELVPNHWRLVAGLKSSKAPLEIKSNILVYDMELEKTTASLPRPYFQNTVYFIYVFDGAINIPQTALEKGDSIIADDENMLLQVDVKSTVVCFVIDKDARYTRNGMYSGLRGN
- a CDS encoding cupin domain-containing protein — translated: MRENITMKGNAEGEILGVAGGNYRIIISGEETNGNYAVIEMLVPPGGGPLPHSHPGTQELFFLIEGELEFKTEAGKQIVNEGGFINIPFEGDIHCFKNTSNKLAKLLCTVIPAGLENVFRALGTAAEYGEFLPIPENTPEHVTLLQEVDRRYGLTTYAQDFFA